Proteins encoded within one genomic window of Arachis ipaensis cultivar K30076 chromosome B08, Araip1.1, whole genome shotgun sequence:
- the LOC107613230 gene encoding MLP-like protein 34 has protein sequence MALSGKLSTEIVIHAPAGKFFNFLTKSLHQAQNICERVHHTKLHQDGKVTICKETIESIDEKNKTIKFNVFDGDISQQYKVLKLTIQEIDNSNGSVSAKYSLEYEKINDNGYLEFYDKSTKEMDAHLLKA, from the exons ATGGCACTGAGTGGTAAGCTTAGTACTGAAATTGTGATCCATGCACCTGCTGGAaagttctttaattttttaacaaaatctCTCCACCAAGCTCAAAATATTTGTGAAAGAGTGCATCACACCAAGCTGCATCAGG ATGGTAAAGTAACTATATGCAAGGAGACAATTGAATCCATTGATGAGAAGAACAAGACAATCAAATTCAATGTCTTTGATGGAGACATAAGTCAACAGTATAAAGTCTTGAAGCTCACCATTCAAGAGATTGATAACAGCAATGGAAGTGTTTCAGCCAAATATTCACTTGAATATGAGAAAATTAATGATAATGGTTACTTGGAATTTTATGACAAATCTACTAAAGAGATGGATGCTCATCTTCTCAAGGCataa